The stretch of DNA CGCGGGGGTGCGGCAGGGTGAGCCGCGGGTCGCCGCTGATCTCGCCGCCGAGCGCGATCACGTCCACGTCCAGGGTGCGCGGCCCCCAGCGGACCTCGCGCACCCGGTGGAAGTCCTGCTCGGTGCGCTGGGTGAGGGCGAGCAGCTCCCCGGGCTCCAGGTCGCAGTCGGCCACCGCCACCGCGTTGAGGTAGCGGCCCTGCTCCGGGCCGCCGACCGGTTCCGTCTCGTAGACCGGGGAGAGCGCGACCGGCCGCAGCCCGGTGCCGGCGCCGAACAGCGCGTCCACCGCGCCCTGCAGCACGGCCATCCGGTCCCCGATGTTGCCGCCCAGCGCCAGCACGGCGCGGCGGGTGCGTGCGGCGGCCATCAGCGGGCCCGCACGATCGTCACGGAGACGTCGTCGAACTCGTGCGGGATGGGCGCCTCGGGCTTGTGCACGGTCACCTGGGCGCGGCGCACCCCCCGACCGGCCAGGCAGACCCGGGCCAGCCGCTCGGCCAGCGTCTCCAGCAGGTTCACCGGCTCCCCGGTGACCACCTCCACCAGCTTGGAGGCGAGCTCGCCGTAGTGCACCGTGTCGGCCACGTCGTCGCTGGCGGCGGCGGGCGCGGTGTCCACGTCGAGGACGGCGTCCACCGTGAAGTACTGCCCCTCGCGGCGCTCCTCGGCGAAGACCCCGTGGTAGCCGTAGGCCCGCAGCCCGCGCAGCGCGATCCGGTCGCCCAGATGGTCCATTCCGATGTCGGCGGTCATGCCTCGGTCGCGCTCCCCTGCTCGTCTTCCTCGTCCTCGTCCGGCATCACCGGGGAGGCGTGGTGCGACCACATCCTCCACCCCGCGGCGGTGTGCACGAACATGTTGGTGGTGACGACCTGGCCCCCCGCGATGAACCCGGGGGTGTCGTCCTCCGCGGTGAGCACGTTCTCCTCGCAGGTCACCATGGCCACATCGCCGCTGACCCCGATGTGGGTGTCGGTGAGCACGTACTGGATGTAGGGGACGTTCGCCATGATCAGCGCCCAGGCGCGGAGGATCTCCGCGCGGCCGCGCAGCAGCGGCCAGCCGGGGTTGACGCACACCAGGTCCGGGGCGTCGTCCTCCTCCGCCCACACCCGGTGCATCGCGTCGATGTCGCCGTTCTCGATGGCCCCGTAGAACTGCGCGTTGGCCTCCGCGACGCGCTCCATGACCTCCTGGCGGGACCTCACTGGCCGCTCCGCGGGGTCGAGGAGGGGGCGGTGCCGCCGTTGGCGAGGGAGCCGACCGGCTCGCCGCGGCCGGCCTTCAGCGCGGCGCCGCCGTCCTGCCAGGCGGCGGCCACCCGGACGGCGTCGGCGTTGGGGCGCACGTCGTGCACGCGGACCGCCCAGGCGCCGGCGGCGGCGGACAGGGCGGTCAGGGCCAGGGTCGCATCGTCGGATTCGGTGAAGGGGCGGTCGGCGCCGTGCGCGTCGGCGAGGAGCCGTCCGAGGAAGCGTTTGCGTGAGCCGGCGATCAGCAATGGGCGTCCCAGATCGTCGAAGCGGTCGAGGTGCGCGAGGAGCTGCCAGTTGTGCGCGTGCTCGGGTCTCTTGGCGAACCCCAGCCCGGGGTCGAGCACGATCTGGCCGGGGTCCACGCCCTCGCCGACCACGGACTCCATGCGCATGCGCAGTTCGTCGTGGACCTCTCCGGCGACGTCGGCGTAGACCGCGCGCTTCTCCATGTCGTTACTGTGCCCGCGCCAGTGCATGAGTACGTAGGCGACCCCGGTTCCGGCCACCAGCCGGGCCATGGACGGGTCGGCCAGGCCGCCGCTGACGTCGTTGACGAGCACCGCGCCCGCCTGGACGGCCTGGTCGGCGACGCGGGCGCGCATGGTGTCGATGCTGACCGCGACGCCCTGCCGGGCGAGTTCGCGCACCACCGGGGCGGTGCGGCGCAGCTCCTCCTCCTCGGAGACGCGCTGCGCGCCGGGGCGGGTGGACTCCCCGCCGACGTCGACGAGGTCGGCGCCCTCCGCGGCCAGGCGGAGCCCGTGCTCGACCGCGCGGCCGCGGTCGAACCACTCCCCTCCGTCGGAGAAGGAGTCCGGGGTGACGTTGACCACCCCCATGACCAGGCACCGCCCCTTGGCGGGGAGGCCCGGCAGATCGAAATGCGGTGACACCATGACGTCAACCCTATGAGAGAGACGCCCCCGCCGTCGCATCGGCGCTGGATGTCGTCGGAACGCGCGAGCGCCCGCGCCGTCGGCGACGGCGCGGGCGCTCGGTGCCG from Nocardiopsis composta encodes:
- the folK gene encoding 2-amino-4-hydroxy-6-hydroxymethyldihydropteridine diphosphokinase, with translation MAAARTRRAVLALGGNIGDRMAVLQGAVDALFGAGTGLRPVALSPVYETEPVGGPEQGRYLNAVAVADCDLEPGELLALTQRTEQDFHRVREVRWGPRTLDVDVIALGGEISGDPRLTLPHPRAHRREFVLRPWSDADPEAVLPGRGPVADLLRALGDQGVHRRDDLQLHAPGSAG
- the folB gene encoding dihydroneopterin aldolase, translating into MTADIGMDHLGDRIALRGLRAYGYHGVFAEERREGQYFTVDAVLDVDTAPAAASDDVADTVHYGELASKLVEVVTGEPVNLLETLAERLARVCLAGRGVRRAQVTVHKPEAPIPHEFDDVSVTIVRAR
- a CDS encoding nuclear transport factor 2 family protein gives rise to the protein MRSRQEVMERVAEANAQFYGAIENGDIDAMHRVWAEEDDAPDLVCVNPGWPLLRGRAEILRAWALIMANVPYIQYVLTDTHIGVSGDVAMVTCEENVLTAEDDTPGFIAGGQVVTTNMFVHTAAGWRMWSHHASPVMPDEDEEDEQGSATEA
- the folP gene encoding dihydropteroate synthase, whose translation is MVSPHFDLPGLPAKGRCLVMGVVNVTPDSFSDGGEWFDRGRAVEHGLRLAAEGADLVDVGGESTRPGAQRVSEEEELRRTAPVVRELARQGVAVSIDTMRARVADQAVQAGAVLVNDVSGGLADPSMARLVAGTGVAYVLMHWRGHSNDMEKRAVYADVAGEVHDELRMRMESVVGEGVDPGQIVLDPGLGFAKRPEHAHNWQLLAHLDRFDDLGRPLLIAGSRKRFLGRLLADAHGADRPFTESDDATLALTALSAAAGAWAVRVHDVRPNADAVRVAAAWQDGGAALKAGRGEPVGSLANGGTAPSSTPRSGQ